GCTAACGCATCCTGAATAGTTGAAATTGATTTAGACTTTTCTCTAACACCAACAACATCACCAGATTTTAATGAATAAGAAGGAATGTTTACCAACTCTCCGTTTACCGTAATATGTCTATGAGAAACTAGTTGTCTAGCTCCACTTCTAGAATTAGAAACTCCCATTCTAAAAACAACGTTATCTAAACGACATTCACATAATTGAAGTAAAATTTCACCAGTAACACCTTCTTTTCTTTTTGCAGATGCAAAAATGTTTCTAAATTGTTTTTCTAATATACCGTAAGTGTACTTAGCTTTTTGCTTTTCCATTAACTGAACAGCATATTCAGATTTTTTTCCACGACGTCTAGCGTTTCCGTGTTGTCCTGGAGGGAAATTTCTTTTTTCAAAAGATTTATCATCTCCGAATATTGCTTCGCCAAATTTACGAGCAATTTTTGTTTTTGGTCCTATATATCTTGCCATCTTCTT
This genomic stretch from Cellulophaga algicola DSM 14237 harbors:
- the rpsD gene encoding 30S ribosomal protein S4; the protein is MARYIGPKTKIARKFGEAIFGDDKSFEKRNFPPGQHGNARRRGKKSEYAVQLMEKQKAKYTYGILEKQFRNIFASAKRKEGVTGEILLQLCECRLDNVVFRMGVSNSRSGARQLVSHRHITVNGELVNIPSYSLKSGDVVGVREKSKSISTIQDALASNSSVYEWMTWNTEKMEGTFVAVPERLQIPENIKEQLIVELYSK